ATGGATTCCACTGTGTCTGTCGGAAGCCAAAATCGAAACTCTACAATGcaagaaataacataattacaAAAGATTATCAAAACAGTCAAAACCTAACTTTTCCAACTAACTTTTCCAACAATATTTTACTTATACTTTGTCTTGTTCTATTACctatataaacatcaaaggcGTGTTATACACATATCCAGACACAAAGAGGTAATATTACCATACGACTAAACAATCCGGCAATGATTTCAATTGATGTTGGACTGCTGAGATACCGATGAGAAACATTTGAGAACATAGTTTGTCTATGTAACCATAACTCACCGGCTGGAGAACGGAAAAGAACCATTGTGCATGTTTTTGTGAAAGACTGGTTGTTCTATGACGGGTGGGGATGAGTCAGTATGCAACAGGATGGAGTCGGTGGCATTGTTGTTTACAACATCATATACACGCACCCATATACGTATGGAGTCACCATCGTGTCGGGGGATGTTGATGGAGGTGCGTTCGGTTAGGTATCCAGGCACGTTTTGCCATCCATGGGTGGGGGTCTGGGTGATGGTCGTTCCTCCATTTTTGTCACGTTTATAAGCTGTTTGTACACGTACTATTCCATGTATGTTTTCAACTGGCTGCATCATACGATCTCCCTCAGTGTCGTCAAGGCTTGGCTGTACATGCCGATTTACAATTCCATTGTATAAATCTGTTTTGAATGGTGAAACTCGTGTTAAAAGATTCAAATTCACGTGATCATGGTTAACAAAATGATTGGTCCAGCTAATCTGGATAGGATCACCAAGAGCACTTTCGTTTTGCAATGTTGATATCCAAAGGTGTTTTTCTCCAACCGACCCGGGTATAgtcattttgttatcatttataGAGACAGATGAAGAATTGTCGAACAGAAGAAGTCGTCTGGCGTACTTAAAGTTGCTCGCCTTATCCGCTACCTCCAGTAGAATACTATACATACCGATTCCATTCGGTGCGTAAACAGGAAATGGCTCAGTTACATTCACCTGTATAGTAGACAAAGAGTGGTTTGTGTTTATTTCAGTTAGTTCCCCTGTCCTGCTATCTGGCCCCAGCTTGTACACATCAATTGTATACTTGTTGACACCAGAAAGATCGTCTATCCAGCCGTCCCAGCTGATGGTGACTGGCTCctgaaaaatacaaatcaaatCACATTCTGTAGTTTTTTTATGTAGCAGTAATGATACATGTCATTCTGATTAATCTAAGTAAAATTATTGCATCAGATAAtgattgtttttcattttcgaAATAACCGGGCAAAACGCCAACTCCAAATAACACCATTTCTTGTTATGAATTAGAAGGTCTCAGGGCGCGGTTGTTCAAACAGTGTTAAAACGTAATCACATGATTAATGAAAAAATTAATTCTGGTTTAACCTTTGATTAAATATTCTCTTAATTAGTTTCTTAAGAATGGGTAagcaatacatatatgtactttttTCAAGTTAGCTTCCTATGAAATTATTTGATCTCGATTGGAAAATTGTTGTAAGTTGAATTCCCTTTTAATGGGCCTTAGTGACCTCAACAAACATAGGTTTTCTTACCAACTGTCATCAAATAAATATGTCCAAGACTGATCACCTCACGTATAAAACTAATTCAAATTACCAGTAAAGAGTTGACTCTAAATATTAGATATTATTAATCTTATACCCGACATTTTTGTCAACATGTTATGACATATTACATTTATTGCTGCCAGTACAGGTTGGCAAACAGAGGACTAATGTATATCGTATTTGCTATCAAAACACGTTTCATTCTTGTATCTTTTCGGTCTAGCTGCACAATTATAAGTTATCTTTACTTGTATTTTGAACTTAAACTGCTGTATATCTGTGTTTTTTTTCACATACactatattataaaatattgatataataaacATAGATAGGAAATAGAAAATGGGACGATGTAAACGTCCGTGGTTGAGAACCTACCTTACTGATGTCTGTAGAGAGGTGTAGTGGGGACTCGTGGTGGGAACAGCTGTTGTTTTCACTACAGTGTCTAGGGAAATGGAAGTCAAACATGTACTGCATCTGTTTTGTCGCAGTCCTTCCTGTATAATACTCGGTCCTATCCCGGTTATTAGTGTTTTCGTTTGTGATGTATCTATACCCACCACTCTTCGCGGTAACTGTAGCAGTCaagctaaaacaaaatattttttttttcaattttaatcttATACATAACATGAAAGGAacacaatgtatttatatttctgaAACAATTCATGAAGTAACAATTACCTTTTAAATGTTGTTTGCgtgaaatttcaattttaaaatatcatacatttttatatctTCTGCAAGATGATGGTGTTAAAATTGTAAGAAAACGTGATAAACATACAATATCGCCAATAAATAGTATGATATCACATTTCAAGTGAGTGCCACGAtttattgtaaatttgtttaaaacattaatagataaaaatgttgacatttttGTCTAAAACGGCACATAtgttttctcccatacttgacaagATTATCATGTGGTTCATAAGGAAAAGATAACGCTGTCTATTACCGGGGTAGGGGAAATTAGCTCACACGCGTTTGaaaatgacgtcatcgacaCATACGGAGATTGCTATGTGAATATGCATTACAATTcgggagaaaaataatcaaacatgggtctgtgaacgATTTTGGCCGCCAACCCTCGATAAGCCTCGGGATCACCCGCAAAAATCGTTCACTCGGGTTGTAAAaaattaatagaatcttacattggTCTTTTAAGTAGACAGGGATATATCAACTCGAGTGAAAGGTTTGGCTAATCAACCCGAGACATGCCGAGGGTTGATGATCAAAATTTtccacgagggttgagatatccctgtccacctgactggtccatgtaagattctttttctcccataatTTAACGAGAAATGGTGAACATGAAGTCGACATAAACGTCGCTGTGCGTAAaaatgtattgatgacgtcactgtcttTCACGGTAaaagatagagttatcttttccctagcatccgcgggataaccctgtaaAGTATAGGAGAAATCCCTGTCATCTtaacagacccatgtaagattttaTCAATCTATATTGTATACCATGTGATACTTATTTACAGGAACTAAATGACATACTTATCTCCATGCTCCaatagccaatcaaaatttGAGTCTGTGATGTTGCAGATCATACTGTTTTTTATATTGGTGTTTGCAGGGAAGCCATCACATTGGTAGCTTTTCGGTGGTCGTGTGTATATCACATTGTCGcctacaaaataataaaaattgtatCATTTTGTGAAGCTAAATAATGTATGTAAATCACCCTTCACACTGTATAAGAAAAGACTCAattatgaatgaccttgatatttGTCAGGTGTCAACAGATCTCATTTTCGACATTCATCATGACAGAGTAAAAGACTTccatatttgtttaaatatataaccttggccttcattcaaagtcacaggggtaaAGCTATTTTCTTGCACTATTTTCAAGGTCGTTACGTGATTTGAGTGCAGTTTGAAGAGGGTTTAAGACATATAAATCATGATTATGACAGATTCAACGTGTCTTTTATAAGATTGAGGAAAACGATGGACTGCCTAATACATCAAAGAAAATACTATATGTTGAACGCCATCATACTCAGTACCACAAATCAATAAATTGAAATAGATAAAGGAGACAATTATATGGATAAGTTTACCTGGGTGTGTAATTTTATTGAGAGTTAACATAACGTCAGCGTCCTGTATGCCGAACGCATACTGCTCGATATATCTCCGATCCGGTAGGTTATGGATGTAAGGAGTAAAGTCAGCTTCGAAATAGACATTGACGATGTTATAGTACTTTTCATTGACCCAAATAAGATCTATTTCGTTGTTATCTGGGGAGGACGAGTCTGTCACAAACCGGTACATTTCCTTTCCTGACGATCGTTCCTTCATAAGCAGAAAACTGCTGCTCCTTAACATTGTTGGAGATTCTGAAACTTTAGTAAATATCAATACACTGTTAGTCACATCATGCAGCTGGTTCCTTTTGAGGGTCAAAGCATTCGCCATTTTGACCTAAAAATTTGATAAATCAATTTCAACTAATTAAAAGATCGTTGGCTAGATATAAAGCATCTATATTGTGACGACTGCTTTAGGCCATGCGTGCGAAGAGCGATAATGCGCCATGTCGCTCTGTGCATGACGGGGTCACCAATATGACACTGTTACACGGCCAAATTCAGCcaccatacatgtattattgaacCAATTAATTTCATTTGCAAATACTTTGCGAAATATCGATATTATTACCACTGACCTTAGTGTATCTTTATGTtatgacatacaaaatgtaaaattgataatgCAATACTGTTATAATTATAATGGTTACAAACTTTCATTTGTTTCTTAAAGGCCAACTTTTTTCTGAAACAAACATTAAAAGTTTCTCAAgttcaataataacataagaaaattgaTATCAATGGCCTATGGTGAGGTTATAACACCAAacaaaatgcaagattccctgcTTTGCCGTCTGGCACAGTAAACTTACCatcggtaattaggacgacgttGGGAAACTTACAtgtaagacgacccgcgttaaaAAATATTGCTTAATATATCTAAATCAAATTATATAGAAGGCGATGATCAGTGTATTATTAATGATAAGCTAAttacttttgcaactctacaaaattatcaatctcgatTTACATCCACATTTGAAAAATTAACAACCGTCAAAGTCTTGTTGCTTGACTCTAAACTTAAAAGTTTGTTGAATCAAATTGTACGCAACAATTAAATCAACAATTAGCCATTAGATCATGACAACTTTTCTCGTTTTATACATTTCATCTAACAACGCTAATCCTAATTCTACAGAACTTTTGAAGAATAAATTTAACTTACATTGCAGACAAGTTGTGTCTTCGAACCCATCCTGACATTGACAGTCGTCGGGAAAATAACATATACCAGGAAAACATGGCTTTAGATATGAACACGTTACTGAAACAGATAACAAAACTTACACATAACAATGTGCTCTCTAAAACTGCACTCTATAGCCATTTGAAGTGTTCTTCACCTAACAGGGTGTGTTGCAAGCATGTAAAACTATGTCTTACTGTTGACAATTCGCGAGATATTTCATTTTGCGACTTTGGGTGAAATTTCGAAATAATCGAAATTAAAACCCTCGCGAATATTGGCGACGATAGAGTAGTGAAGGGAGTTCAAACAAATTACCTTTTTATTTATAAGGACAGATCAAGCATTCTGTATGTGATTTACAGATCATATTTCTCGAGGCattaatgtaaatgtttgttctaatacacacacaaaatcataaaaaataaaatggtaatttttatatggaaatgcattgaaaaaattgataattttaccGATtgaatatctaattaatttatCACTTTATCATTAAATTTACTCACTTCGGGCACAGTTATTTCCAACGGTTCCCGAAGCACATTTGCACTGATTTGGACTTATACATGTGCCTCCATTTTGACACGGAGGGGAACAAATAGCTGAAAATGATCAAATATGAAATCATTAATCAACGTTCTATGATAAAACAACCATGCACTTACGAATACTTACGAAATCGGATTGCTGCCCCAGTAGTTCTTTATTTCAGAATTTCTGGTTAATGTCTCAAAATTTTTTCTAGAAATGGGTTTTTAGTATGATAACATTCCTTAACTCACAAGCATAATCGGTCTTCAGCCtgattaatatatttcatacattcagacttttttttgaaatttttaattattgtattCTTCAGTATTGTTGCTAAATTGTACGACTGCTTTTGTATTCAATGTATCTCAATAAAGgtttgttttgtgtgtcttcAATTGCTTTATGGACAATTTTGTTCAACGACGGCGTAATGCAACATGGATATGAACATTGAAAAATAGAAATAGATAATAAGAAAACTTACACGCACCAGATAATAACGTGACATCATCAATGTATGTGACCATCATTGTCGATGACGTAATTAATTTTGACGCATTATGGTGACCCTTTGATTGCAGCGCTATAGAAATGTTTCCAAAGAACTGCacgtttgttatttttcaataaagtaTGGGAGAAGATAATTCACATGGGTCgatcaggtggacagggatatctcagcCCATGGGAAGCCTCGGGAAGACCAGCCAAAATATTTACCTCGGGGGGATATATCTCTGTTCACTAGTCattgatacaatgtacatacgtGTATTGCAGCCTGCTCCAGTATAGCCAGGACAGCATTTGTATCTGTATTGTTGTCTATATCTTGTGACAGTCTTGTAGGACCAGCTGCAAAATCATGACGTCTCCTGGTTATTTTATCGATTTATACGGTGGCATATCTTACTGTCATCGTGACATTTCAAATTGTATCACGGTAATTCGACTTACCAGGATAACTATGTATTTTAGATTCACTTTTCATGTTTGTTAATTAATAGTCATGCTATTGACTGGTAATGAGAAACACAATGGAATTGGAgttaatacataaatacagaaatacataaaaatgatgtgaacagtttttCAACAAAAAGGTCAGGGATACGCGGTGTggttacaggtaaatattcaaGTGTAGCAAAACTGAAATGTATCTAAGAAAAATGcgtaaaacattgtatttatattgtgTATCTTTAACTTGTGTGTAGTACGTAAACAATTAATTTACCAGAATCCCCAGTGCCGACTGCATGTTCTTTTGTAATACACAGACGAATACGAGTAAAGGCAAGTGCCCCTATAAACAAAAACAGGACTTATTAAGATAACATCCAGCTCTAAATACTGCCATGTATAGTTTATAGAACAAATCATTAGCAGTTGTTTCTACAGAAAAaacaatgttttcatttaattatGTAAGGGGTATTCAGAAAACATAAAGTGAACATCCAAAGCAAATTACCAAAAGTATAGCTTGGAAGAATCAAAGGGTAGTTTAGTAAATCAAACACAAGCACAAACAATATGTTTTGTTTCGGTGGGGTCAAGAACCAATGAACAACAATTTGATAAGAGAATCCAAAACAATGGGgcttatatacatacatacatatagtaAATAAGTGATGATTCAATTCGCCTCTGGGACAGAgattgttaaaattatttctactaaaatatatttatactcGATTTCCTTTAACTCTTCACAGTTTCATCTTACCTTtttcatatcaatatcaaatgTACTGACTAAATATCATATGACACTGCGCATCTAAAATGTTCGCCAGAAGCGGAGATGGTTTATAAGATGTTTTACAGTGGTAACATACACAGCACCAAGTATATGTTCGaaataaatgtttcaatagataTATATCGGCTTTACTCCCACATGGTTTTAATCGTACTGTGCACAAACATCTTTAAAACTGTTCAGGATAAATCAGGTTAGATTACGTGACACGCAATGACAGGTTTCACTAAGAAATGATGTCAAAAAAGCCACCTTGAGTGTAATTTACCAACTTTAAAACTAACTCTGCTGGcgcatatatatatgcatgtacctGTTTGATATCATGTCGTTAATCATAACGGTGAAGCAAAACCGAACAAAAAGACTGAAACACAATAATTAAGAATCATACTTCTTTTACTGCTTTCTTCCATATGCAAGATGTTTTCGAGCTTAAGTAAAActgaataatataaaatattattatatcagaAACACTTGCAAGAACAAAGCACGGCCTTCAAAACTGGATTATGGTACAAGACTGATCTACTGGTTCTAAAACAAATTCGTTTAATAGACTGTTATCAGATATAGGACCTTTCCCTACGAAAAAGCGATATAGTATTTATGtgactttttatttaatttttgttcaggaaAGGAGGGGCCTGGAAGgtgttacatttttttacaaatggttTTACAGATGTCGTATTACACCAGTTCCCCGTCATAACAAAGTAGTGATCTTTTATCTGGTTAACtattaaaaatcatatatttgCCTTGTCGATAGCTTAGCTTTGGAGAGAAAACTATTCTTTATGACTGATGTATGCTGTATTATTCTAAGTTGAAACCAGTGTAATATTGTATTGTGAGAAACTAAAAAAGGAATTCTGTATATTTCTCCCATCTGCCATAAAGAAGTTAAAAGTCTGGTACCGGAAATTTCTCCTCGAGGATATTTCCtccaacaaataaaaaaaactcgCATTTTTGTCAACGCATGCTAACACAACAGATAaggaaataacaaaataatagatatataaGACTACATGCTTacaaattctgaaatattgatGTCTTCACTAATTTTATAAAAGCAAAGTTAACCGTCAAGGGAAAATACAATTGTTTACCATTAAGTCGAGGCTCCGTTGTTTGAGCTACAAACTTTCTTGCTAATGCACGTACAtttcctatatatataatacaataactATACTAGTATTAACCTTTACAAGTAAGATATTGCATTTAATTTTCCTTGAACCCTGCAAGTACCTCATTTAGAAGGTATTTCCAACCACATTAAATTCGATATAAAGTGTCGTATGATATAACTGTTgaagaaactttttttatttatttatttttgtttgattcgAAAACGCCCGTTTTGACGTCATTTTGGAGTGAAACATAACAAATCGCGTTATTCCCCACCTTGTTGATTGGAATAAATCCTAATGAAATTTGATTATGGTATTCCTTAGTCGAACAAGTGCAAAATTAAATGGGTGGCGAACGCATGcttgaaacacaaacaatattAGTCCAATACATAACTGATTGAGTAACAAACGTAATCctttataatcaaatacaccAATTCACCTTTAAACAAGTGGTGTGCCTTTAGTATTTTACAACtgttcataaaaataaaacatttttctttgattattttcacataacacaaatatacacgtataaaagtaaatataataatataataatgtggTCTCAAACTTACCCATAACATAATTGGGCACAACATCCCACAaacagtacaatgtataaagagATGTTTCCCATcgttttgttgatgtttgaatGAACAGGAACACATGTACAGCTTTATATATTCGATACCTCAGGATTTTCTATCAGacaatacattttgtacaatGCGCATGTCTGCATTGGTTCAATTATATGATACCGGCTAATTCATAACACACTTAAACGGGTGTTTTTGACAAGCGTATCTTAGCTATCTTGAATGACGACTGTGTGTAGATTAATCATGACTTAAAATAACTAATCAAAATCCACAGCCACTAATGTCAGTAAACGGCTGACCTACAGATAGGGAGAATTGTTCCCGGTGTCACAATTGCATAATTATAAAATGCGACCAAACGCAATTTGGGATCTTATTTGTTCTCTTCTCCGTCATGGATTTTTTCTTAAAACTTCTAGCACTGAGTTGAGCATCCGCCCCTATGAGGAATAATCTTGACTATCACCCCTGACCGAGAGACTACTCCTAAAAAAAGTCAATTTCAaacttatttacataaaatatatatgtgtacttttctctttaaaatatatcatacatgtaaaaaGGTATTAAGAAAAGAACATATTGCACCTATTTCACCACGTGATTCcttgagtaaatataatgtattaaataaatgtatggcTTTAGTGAGTGGGACAAGCGAGAGTGATTGGGTCCATCCCTACCTACAATTCGCTTATCCCACATCaaagtcaatatatagtatattaatATAGATACACACTAGttaataaaatgcaaaaaaatcgTTACGTTCAGCAAATGCGGATAACGTTCCAAATCAGATATAATTTAGAAGGACGACTGACCGAATTATGTAATCTTGTTTACCACATACctatgttttaataatacaggtGCTTTTGACAGGTACTCACGGGGGTAGCagtcaatttataaatatttttagatTGAATTGAATTTATTAGTTATTCTATTTATGCAGTAACTACTACCAAACAGGCTAAGATACTGTGTATTAGCAGTAAATAGATTTAAGATTTAAGATAAGACTTATACCAAAAGAGCGATTTAATTAGAGGCCATGGGTGAGGGACGCATTATAATACACCAAGACCATCGACAATGTCTTTGTGCATGAATGATATCTATTAAAGAACGACAACTGTGGtagaataattattttttaatgggTGATATTTTTGTTGGCAGTGTTTTGGCAATGACGGTAGGAGATATACAAATATGGGTAGACATTTATTACTAGTGGGGTGACACCTAAAGGAGTGTCacagatgaaatgaagagacTAACTGCATGGAGATTAGCCACTTGACATACAAGCTGTTACAGATATAATCTGTACCAGTTGAAATACCAAGTGTTTCCAGGTGCGCCACGTGGAGGCCCTTCAATTGCACcctatgtttgtgtgtgtttgttgcgTGATTGTGCAGGTTGAACTATTTAGTACTAGAAAAACAACATATGCATCTAGATTAAAAAGTTATAAGTAGATTTTCGAAtagaatatttcaaataaaacatttcccTAAGAACCTTCGATAgattataaataattcattaattatataatacttttataattcttacatacatgtacatgtattctgaAAAGATTAAGCGTTATgagaaaaggaaaaaataatttCCAATGACAGATCGCAATCACATAAACTAACGTCAGAAAGTAAAAGTTAATTATTGCTATTGTCATAAGTCTTGGAAACAGCAGACCAATCATTGTCTAGTACAATATAGAGATATGTCTCATACAGGACGCTATAAATGTACTCGAacgaaaaatatgacattttttttatcttggcTTAAAACGCTTCCCCActaaacaaaaaaatgtatgtcttGAAGATATCGTcgcatctacatgtataaacaatctCATTTTTATAACAGGAGAGGCACTCGTGAAATGGCCTCGACAGTCGGGGACTGGGAATGGATATTggatataacaataaaatctACAACCTATAAAGTCATTTGGTCATTAACAGGACATaactgtaggtgttgtgttagTAACTAGATAAGATACTATAGTATACGATAAGTATGCGATGGAAAGACTTATCATTATACTACATAatcaaattataataaaatgaacaACAAATAACTCGACATGTTTCAGTTATTTAACATTGAAAAAGTATACAAAAAAGAAAGGTATGTTAATGCGTTTGTATGTCAGCTGCACGTGGTTATATTTAGGTATGTAAAGAGAAAAGACATTGGTGCGATGTTGCAGTTGTTAGTAGGAATGGGAAATGACGTCTCCAGTCAGTAACTGGATTAATTGTCTTCTTGAGTTTCTGCAATTGCGATTAGTCGTATAGTTATTGCAGCCGACTAAAATGAACTAAAGCCATGAACCAATTAATACTCCAAAACACTATTAAaggagaaaacaaatatttccacacacaaaaaataataataaataatagcATATATAAAGATAGATAGATAAACGCAATACAAGATATTTCATGATAAACTGACAAATCCAACCTGATGTATTTGGTGCGTGTATTGTAGTGTACTGTATAAAGTGCAAAACCATACCCATTACTTGAAACAAAATCCTATCATCTAGACATGTATGCATGATACACATTAATTATGTcacgatggttatgtcagccctccactggtcaaTAACcgataatatttatataatccCGTTTTATGCTCAAATGCTCTATGTGTTATAACGTATCCATTCATAACTTCACGATGATTATGtaagccctccactggtccataaccattttatttACGTTCTCCTCACATATTATATTCCAATACTCCATGTGTTTATTGTGTTCCCattcataacttcgcgatggttatgtcagccctccactggtccataaccattttatttACGTACTCCTCATATATTATGCGCCATTACTCCATGTGTTATTTCGTATTCAATCATAcattcgcgatggttatgtcagccctccactggtccataaccattttatttACGTTCTCCTCATATATTATACTCCAATGTTCCATGTGTATTGTGATCCCAATCATAACTttgcgatggttatgtcagcccccACTGGTCTGTAACCATTTCATTTACGTATTCCTCAGATAATATGCTGCAATTATACACTGATAACATAATCAATCATGCATTGATATCATATCCAATTgtagtccactaaacctgcctatatcattgGACTTttcttaaaaatgtttttgcctgatatatagtcagctcgcggtacctcttaaaaatgggAAATCGTAGGatagatttggcctacgctacgtcagcggcatatttctaatatatcgccCATGCAATGCCGGAAAACATACACATGCCTATtcattgggatcttatgtactccactgcccccatgttacatgattacatcccatttatgaaattaaacacctCTACATGATGAAATaattccgagacccttctatttcacacatttataatgtaaaagatattaaaaccggaagcgacggtgattggctgccgtttgctctactaaatgtgcatacggcggccattaaaaatatgtaaaatagaaGTGTAACGGAAGTATTTTATTGTGcaaagttgtttaatttcataaatggatGAAACATGGGGCAGCAGAGTACATAAGATCTCAATGAATAGgcatgtgtacgttttc
This portion of the Argopecten irradians isolate NY chromosome 6, Ai_NY, whole genome shotgun sequence genome encodes:
- the LOC138324946 gene encoding uncharacterized protein isoform X1; protein product: MGNISLYIVLFVGCCAQLCYGGTCLYSYSSVYYKRTCSRHWGFCWSYKTVTRYRQQYRYKCCPGYTGAGCNTPICSPPCQNGGTCISPNQCKCASGTVGNNCARITCSYLKPCFPGICYFPDDCQCQDGFEDTTCLQFSESPTMLRSSSFLLMKERSSGKEMYRFVTDSSSPDNNEIDLIWVNEKYYNIVNVYFEADFTPYIHNLPDRRYIEQYAFGIQDADVMLTLNKITHPGDNVIYTRPPKSYQCDGFPANTNIKNSMICNITDSNFDWLLEHGDNLTATVTAKSGGYRYITNENTNNRDRTEYYTGRTATKQMQYMFDFHFPRHCSENNSCSHHESPLHLSTDISKEPVTISWDGWIDDLSGVNKYTIDVYKLGPDSRTGELTEINTNHSLSTIQVNVTEPFPVYAPNGIGMYSILLEVADKASNFKYARRLLLFDNSSSVSINDNKMTIPGSVGEKHLWISTLQNESALGDPIQISWTNHFVNHDHVNLNLLTRVSPFKTDLYNGIVNRHVQPSLDDTEGDRMMQPVENIHGIVRVQTAYKRDKNGGTTITQTPTHGWQNVPGYLTERTSINIPRHDGDSIRIWVRVYDVVNNNATDSILLHTDSSPPVIEQPVFHKNMHNGSFPFSSRVSILASDRHSGIHMLKWKITANDSGELIESGITSGNVTKSKPSLQEGACSADGECYYFYHQFEVNNCWFKVPKDKLQTQVTNIDIEVFNSAMLRSIGRFQVIDLTSLRGMEEYSGPMDLEVSGTTSYSVNFRWHQGPTCYDRTDILLVYNVSGQTRSMNIHKDAEYYTLGDLDPETTYTAQFVVIYGEEQSDRVEITFTTGEYEGLSAGAIAAITIVMLILAGLLIAGIVLWRTGRLNRYKESIYGHVQRRTTRRRRAANAYSDSKVGGSQTERKSFANLAYTDVGDDAVYMYGQMVFNDHKAWEVPHDKVSLVEKLTTGRFADIFIASQNVKSNNRKTVVAKVLKESHTELDALVMNAKIKFFATKVGSPCQRGTVRRSCPRQQTIGPVYVAGVL